The following coding sequences lie in one Arachis stenosperma cultivar V10309 chromosome 5, arast.V10309.gnm1.PFL2, whole genome shotgun sequence genomic window:
- the LOC130982257 gene encoding LOW QUALITY PROTEIN: RINT1-like protein MAG2 (The sequence of the model RefSeq protein was modified relative to this genomic sequence to represent the inferred CDS: inserted 1 base in 1 codon), with the protein MDSLPAPSHLSPSALSFLDGKFHTKDALSEASTLVAELQTQCSVLDRSLNESTRRLGEGLSAYTSFSGDVNNRLSALASTCSSNAVPDGGRGEDGDGKGFREELAALAKEVARLENVRVYAETALKLNTLIGDIEDAVSHTMNKHLRKPSSQNSEEMRLVAINMLKTTEGLLTSITKTQPQWKRLLSAADHRVDRALAILRPQAIADHQALLASLGWPPPLSSLASANQGLNPLLRMQADARLEYSGNFLALCNLQELQRQRKCRQLEGHDREVALRQPLWVIEDLANPLSLASQRHFSKWIDKPEFIFTLVNKITSDYVDSMDEMLQPLIDEAKVVGYSCREEWISAMVTSLSTYLAKEIFPSYISQLEEECVTGIQSSARISWLHLIDLMIAFDKRIKSLVERSGILLFSDDNGMLQRISSLSVFCDRPDWLDLWAEIELGGALDKLKPDIEDENNWRKKVEAAVLSSCTDNLKSPLISSAFLRHLSAVIERCRSLPSVTLRSKFLRLAGVPIIRKFFDSILVRCQEAEGLTALADDDAVIKVAVSNNAAHYFESALREWSEDVFFLEMDLDLDDKAELASNADRNGEVLSESSGRVILDDEIKKLEAFRTEWVERISLXILRGFDARSRDYIKNKRQWQKVEEGWTVSKTLIDALDYLQSKMSVVEEALNSRDFVGVWRSLAAGIDQLIFNGILISSVKFHNGGVERFSSDIGVLFGVFGAWCLRPEGFFPKSSEGLKLLKLNENRVQECLAGGKRWLKENGIRHLTVTEAEKVVKNRVFSS; encoded by the exons ATGGACTCGCTGCCTGCACCCTCTCACCTCTCTCCCTCCGCACTCTCCTTCCTTGACGGCAAGTTCCACACCAAAGACGCCCTCTCCGAAGCTTCGACCCTCGTCGCCGAGCTACAGACTCAGTGCTCCGTGTTGGATCGGTCTCTGAACGAGTCCACTCGCCGACTAGGAGAGGGTCTCTCAGCTTACACTTCGTTCTCGGGCGACGTCAACAACCGCCTCAGTGCCCTTGCCTCCACTTGCTCTTCCAACGCCGTGCCAG ATGGAGGAAGAGGCGAAGATGGTGATGGCAAGGGTTTCAGAGAGGAACTTGCGGCTTTGGCGAAGGAAGTTGCCAGGTTGGAGAATGTTCGTGTTTATGCAG AAACAGCGCTGAAACTTAATACTttgattggtgatattgaaGATGCTGTATCACATACCATGAACAAACACCTGAGGAAGCCTTCTAGTCAGAATTCAGAA GAAATGCGTCTGGTTGCTATAAACATGCTAAAAACAACAGAAGGACTATTGACCTCAATTACAAAGACACAACCTCAGTGGAAGCGTCTTTTATCAGCAGCTGATCATAGAGTAGATCGAGCTCTTGCTATCTTAAGACCCCAGGCAATTGCTGATCATCAAGCACTTCTTGCTTCCCTTGGATGGCCCCCACCTCTTTCTTCTTTGGCTTCTGCAAATCAAGGACTGAATCCTCTACTGCGTATGCAAGCAGATGCTAGACTCGAGTACTCTGGAAACTTTCTTGCTTTGTGCAACCTACAAGAGTTGCAAAGGCAAAGAAAATGTAGACAGCTTGAGGGCCATGATAGGGAGGTTGCTCTGCGACAACCACTTTGGGTAATTGAAGATCTTGCGAATCCCTTGTCATTGGCTTCCCAGCGACATTTCTCAAAATGGATTGATAAACCAGAATTTATATTTACGCTTGTAAATAAGATCACAAGCGATTATGTTGATTCAATGGATGAAATGTTGCAGCCTTTGATTGATGAAGCAAAAGTAGTTGGCTATAGTTGCAGAGAAGAATGGATTTCAGCAATGGTTACTTCCTTATCAACATACTTGGCAAAAGAAATTTTCCCTAGTTATATTAGTCAACTAGAAGAGGAATGTGTTACAGGTATTCAATCATCTGCTAGAATATCGTGGCTGCATCTGATTGACCTGATGATAGCTTTTGATAAAAGGATCAAGTCTTTGGTGGAGCGTTCTGGAATTTTGCTATTTTCTGATGACAATGGTATGTTGCAGAGGATTTCTTCACTATCTGTATTTTGTGATAGACCAGACTGGCTTGATCTGTGGGCAGAAATAGAGCTAGGTGGTGCCCTTGATAAGCTTAAACCTGACATTGAAGATGAGAATAATTGGAGAAAGAAAGTTGAAGCTGCAGTTCTCTCATCATGTACTGATAATCTCAAGTCTCCCCTAATTTCCAGTGCATTTCTTCGCCATCTATCAGCTGTTATTGAACGATGTAGATCATTACCAAGTGTTACTTTGAGGTCCAAATTTCTCAGATTAGCAGGTGTGCCTATTATAAGAAAATTTTTTGATTCCATACTTGTCCGTTGCCAAGAAGCTGAAGGACTAACTGCCTTAGCTGATGATGATGCTGTAATTAAAGTAGCAGTTTCCAACAATGCTGCCCATTACTTTGAATCTGCATTAAGGGAATGGTCTGAGGATGTCTTTTTCCTTGAGATGGATCTGGATCTGGATGATAAAGCAGAGCTGGCAAGTAATGCAGATAGAAATGGCGAAGTTTTGTCAGAGAGTTCTGGTAGGGTCATCTTGGATGACGAGATCAAGAAGTTGGAAGCTTTTAGAACAGAATGGGTTGAAAGGATATCTC GTATTTTGAGAGGTTTTGATGCTCGATCTCGAGATTACATCAAGAACAAGAGGCAATGGCAAAAGGTTGAAGAAGGGTGGACTGTGTCGAAGACACTGATAGATGCCCTAGATTATTTGCAAAGCAAAATGTCAGTTGTAGAAGAAGCTTTGAATAGTAGGGATTTTGTTGGGGTATGGAGAAGTTTGGCTGCTGGAATTGatcaattgatttttaatgGTATTCTTATAAGTAGTGTAAAATTTCATAATGGTGGTGTCGAAAGATTCAGCAGCGATATTGGTGTTTTATTTGGGGTATTTGGGGCGTGGTGTTTGAGACCGGAAGGATTTTTTCCAAAATCAAGTGAAGGTCTTAAGTTGTTGAAATTGAATGAAAACAGAGTGCAAGAATGTCTTGCTGGTGGGAAGAGATGGTTGAAGGAAAATGGGATCAGGCATCTGACTGTAACCGAAGCAGAAAAGGTTGTGAAGAATAGGGTGTTCTCAAGTTGA